A region from the Triticum aestivum cultivar Chinese Spring chromosome 3D, IWGSC CS RefSeq v2.1, whole genome shotgun sequence genome encodes:
- the LOC123075381 gene encoding major pollen allergen Art v 1-like yields MAFSGTQMLAAFTLGILLMAFCAEARVCMSTSKLYKANPCKNVRCTKACHKEHFKGGFCSSKKSIVDDELNEDNGDNNFGKRPKKKSKKSCMCTFPCGQTPPPPSEPDVPEPPEVPVPGPPPRAGHIY; encoded by the exons ATGGCATTCAGCGGCACCCAGATGCTCGCTGCCTTCACCCTGGGCATTCTCCTCATGGCCTTCT GTGCGGAGGCTCGGGTATGCATGTCGACTAGCAAGTTGTACAAAGCGAACCCTTGCAAGAACGTGCGCTGCACCAAGGCTTGTCACAAAGAGCACTTCAAGGGTGGGTTTTGCTCCAGTAAAAAGTCGATCGTTGATGACGAGCTCAACGAAGACAACGGCGACAACAACTTTGGCAAACGGCCTaagaaaaaatcgaaaaaatcGTGCATGTGTACATTCCCATGCGGTCAAACCCCACCACCACCGTCGGAACCTGATGTGCCAGAGCCGCCCGAAGTGCCAGTGCCCGGGCCACCGCCGAGGGCCGGCCATATTTATTGA